In the genome of uncultured Flavobacterium sp., the window ATCTTTTTTCTTGTTAAAAAAAATGTAATTTTAAAAAATATATAGTAATGTAAAATAGGACTCATGAAAAAAGTATTTTTAATTTTAATTCTTCTCTATAATTGCCTTTTATCAGCACAAAATCAAGTTTCACCAAACACTACAGTTACCCCGCCGGAAAAGGTCTTGTTTACTTTTCAAAAAGAATATCCGGGAAAAGTTGCTGTTTGGGCTTTAAAATATGTTGGTGATGATGATGATGAAATTCGATATGAAGGAAAGTTCAGAACTAATGAAAATACAGAGTCGTTGGCGGTTTATGATAATCTGGGCGTTTTAAAAGCTTTTGAAACGCAAATCCCGTTAAGTAAGCTTCCGCAGAAAGCTCAAAACTATTTAAAGAAAAATTATCCGGCAAAAGCCGTTAAAGAAATTGCCTTAGTGGTAGACGATCAAAACAAAACAACGTATGAAGTTGGTATAGTAAAAGACGCAAAATTTTATGATGTTGTCTTTGATAAAAATGGCGGTTTTGATGTCATCGTTCAAAAAGATTAAAGAAAAGAAGATTTACTAATTCAATATATTTGAAAATGAGAGGCCCGGCAAGTTTTTATAACTTGTCGGGTTTTGATTTTTTGCTAGAAAAATATACGAAGAATTTTTGGCACGCTGATTTAACGGATATCAAAAGGTTTACGCAGCGCTCAGTCATTGCGAGGAACGAAGCAATCACACTAACAAAAATCATCAATTGATTTAGCAAATGTGGTTGCTTCGTTCCTCGCAATGACATACTGTGAGAGTATAGTAAATTAAAAATTTTGTGCCTTAGCGCTTAACTGCAAAAAATCAAAACAAACTTCCCTGAATAAACTCTGGCTGGATATTGCCATTAAAAGGAAAAGTATCAATTACAAAAAACTGCTTTTTTACAGGATCAAATTCTCTTAGAACAATATTGTCACACAAAAAATCAATGTCGATTGTGGTAAATAAATGATTAGCAATCTTAAGACTCTCGGGCGTTAATCTTCTGCCAATAGAAATATGCGGATCATTGCTCTTTGCTAAATTTGAAAGTTGTAATGCGTCTTGAGTCTTTTTCATTATTGGTTTCAGATTCATTTTAGAATTTTCGTTTGGAGAAATGAAAAAAGCTCCATTTTCATAAGAATCATAATGATCTAAATTCACTTGAAAAGGCGTAAAAGTATCACAGATTTTAAAGAGTTTCTGTTTGTATTTATCGATTTGAGATTCGGCAATTGCGAATTCGCAAATGGTAATATGTGCGACAGAATTTTTGCTGTTAAACCAGCCAACTTTAGCGGCTAAAAGTTCTTTCATTGTTTTGATCGAATCAATT includes:
- a CDS encoding PepSY domain-containing protein; translated protein: MKKVFLILILLYNCLLSAQNQVSPNTTVTPPEKVLFTFQKEYPGKVAVWALKYVGDDDDEIRYEGKFRTNENTESLAVYDNLGVLKAFETQIPLSKLPQKAQNYLKKNYPAKAVKEIALVVDDQNKTTYEVGIVKDAKFYDVVFDKNGGFDVIVQKD
- a CDS encoding 2'-5' RNA ligase family protein → MEKKYSVVIHPSQDVIDSIKTMKELLAAKVGWFNSKNSVAHITICEFAIAESQIDKYKQKLFKICDTFTPFQVNLDHYDSYENGAFFISPNENSKMNLKPIMKKTQDALQLSNLAKSNDPHISIGRRLTPESLKIANHLFTTIDIDFLCDNIVLREFDPVKKQFFVIDTFPFNGNIQPEFIQGSLF